The genomic interval AATAAGAACTTTCTGGGGGAAAACAACATGAAAATTTCACGACGATTCGATAAAAATGGGGACTCTTTTGAAAAGATGTTCCAAGACTTAATAAATTCCAAGGTCGATGACTTTTTAAACAAAAAATACATAAATAAAACTGATGGTTTAGAAAGAGGGGAATAAATTATGTTTAGAGTTGGCGCATATGCTCGTGTATCTACTGGACGTGAAGAACAGGATACGTCATTGGTAAATCAGAAATTGATGTTTGAAAAGTATATTCATGACAAGGGATGGATATTTGAAAAGTATTATCAAGATAGGAAGACGGGAACCAAAGCTAAACGCCCGGAACTGATAGAATTATTAGGTGATATCGAACAAAAAAACATCGATGTTGTATTGGTGAAGGACTTATCCCGTTTGGCTCGTAATGGTGAGCTTTCTTACAAGATTGCCAATCTTGCTAAAGCCCACGGTGTCTATATCATTTCATTAGATGGAATGGTCAATACAATGAAAAAGAATATGGATATGCTGGGGTTACTTGCCTGGATGTACGAAAAAGAGTCCCAGAATTTAAGCCAAAAAATTAAAAGCGTAAAAGAAGTTGGGGCTTCCACAGGAAAGTATCAAGGTTCCACACCACCATACGGATACTATCTTGAAAATGGGAAGCTGTGTATAAGAAAGGACGAAACCCCTTCTATTGTAAAACGGATTTTCCAAGAATATATAAACGGAACGGGCGTTGATACAATTGCAAAAAATTTAACTTTGGAGGGAGTACCAACCCCTGCTCAGGTGATTAACAAGAAAAATGCCGGTACCGAGTGGATGAGTAATACGATTAAAATAATTCTATCCAACCCACATTATACTGGGGATTTGGTTCAGTGCAGGACTACTACAATAAGTGTCGTTAGTACAAAAAGAAAGTCCGTAGATAGGAAGGAACAAAAAATTGTAAAAGGTACTCATGAACTAATTATTGAAAAGGATGTCTTTAAAACTGCACAAAAACAAATGGTGCAAAGAAAGAAGAATGTAACAGCACCAAAAGCACACTTATTTACAAATGTTGCTTTCTGCGCTGATTG from Niallia sp. FSL W8-0635 carries:
- a CDS encoding recombinase family protein encodes the protein MFRVGAYARVSTGREEQDTSLVNQKLMFEKYIHDKGWIFEKYYQDRKTGTKAKRPELIELLGDIEQKNIDVVLVKDLSRLARNGELSYKIANLAKAHGVYIISLDGMVNTMKKNMDMLGLLAWMYEKESQNLSQKIKSVKEVGASTGKYQGSTPPYGYYLENGKLCIRKDETPSIVKRIFQEYINGTGVDTIAKNLTLEGVPTPAQVINKKNAGTEWMSNTIKIILSNPHYTGDLVQCRTTTISVVSTKRKSVDRKEQKIVKGTHELIIEKDVFKTAQKQMVQRKKNVTAPKAHLFTNVAFCADCEKGMWFRSGRKGYICGSYGRYGTKRCSSHAIKEDKLTDAIINDFGNFLQELNLDILSKHFQQKIERSLKKSTKDIEKIESKIKILHNRKINYIQMKADGDMTAEDFKAANSVNIRELEMLQAQKVSLKANASNHEIDLTCIKNDFLQYLYSPDVLPEIIHRFISRIDIEEDGTAKVFYNFQEPSNILIA